In one window of Cynocephalus volans isolate mCynVol1 chromosome 6, mCynVol1.pri, whole genome shotgun sequence DNA:
- the POLR3K gene encoding DNA-directed RNA polymerase III subunit RPC10: MLLFCPGCGNGLIVEEGQRCHRFACNTCPYVHNITRKVTNRKYPKLKEVDDVLGGAAAWENVDSTAEPCPKCEHPRAYFMQLQTRSADEPMTTFYKCCNAQCGHRWRD; encoded by the exons ATGCTGCTCTTCTGCCCCGGCTGCGGGAACGGCCTGATCGTGGAGGAGGGACAGCGCTGTCACCGTTTCGCCTGTAACACCTGCCCCTACGTGCACAACATCACTCGCAAG gTAACAAATCGGAAGTATCCAAAGCTGAAAGAAGTGGATGACGTGCTTGGGGGAGCAGCTGCCTGGGAGAATGTTGACTCTACTGCAG AGCCTTGTCCCAAATGTGAACATCCTCGTGCTTACTTCATGCAGCTTCAGACCCGCTCTGCAGACGAGCCGATGACCACCTTCTATAAGTGCTGCAATGCTCAGTGTGGACACCGCTGGAGGGACTAG
- the SNRNP25 gene encoding U11/U12 small nuclear ribonucleoprotein 25 kDa protein produces MVVQDPLLCDLPIQVTLEEVNSQIALEYGQAMTVRVCKMDGEVMPVVVVQNATVLDLKKAIQRYVQLKQEREGGIQHISWSYVWRTYHLTSAGEKLTEDRKKLRDYGIRNRDEVSFIKKLRQK; encoded by the exons ATGGTAGTGCAGGACCCGCTGCTCTGCGACCTACCGATCCAG GTCACCTTGGAAGAGGTCAATTCCCAGATAGCACTAGAATATGGCCAAGCAATGACAGTCCGAGTGTGCAAGATGGATGGAGAAGTCATGC CTGTGGTCGTCGTGCAGAACGCCACGGTCCTGGACCTGAAGAAGGCCATCCAGAGATACGTGCAGCTCAAGCAGGAGCGTGAAGGAGGCATTCAGCATATCAGCTG GTCCTATGTGTGGAGGACATACCATCTGACCTCCGCAGGAGAGAAGCTCACAGAAGACAGGAAGAAACTCCGAGA TTATGGCATCCGGAATCGGGACGAGGTGTCCTTCATTAAAAAACTGAGGCAAAAGTGA
- the IL9R gene encoding interleukin-9 receptor, with product MSLVIARGFHGLDLFMGPAFSAFRELQFWGTVGWQATSRLGCLTLALGLGRCIWERWTLENKALTGDTGMWLLICTCLCTHVCLGVPVPGEGEGLRAGTFVCLTNYVLRIDCRWSAPEVDQGSGPWLLFTSNQAPGSKHPCVFQGSVCTVVLPPEEMLVPSDNFTITFHHCVSGKEQVSLVDPQYLPRRHVKLDPPCDLQSNLSSGYCVLTWSISPALESMSALLSYELAFKRRAEAWEWARHKDHIIGVTWLILEAIELDPGTTYEARLRVQMATLEDGVAEEERYEGQWSEWSQPVHFPSPQGRGPPIPSWGRPDGTLVAVSIFLLLTGLSYILFKVSPRVKRTLYQHVPSPVAFFQPLYSVHHGNFQTWTGAHRAGLQLSEDNVVTLQGASESGVQEAIALLTYGPAHYQQSSGLGEEGTGLPGTPGSKDMLPAGSVECGGQTPVYLPQEDWAPASPTRLGAPDSEGGSSDYCALGCYGGCSLSGLPGNTQSLGTTPALPCGLSCDLQGPDTCLCGSCLQSEAWAT from the exons ATGTCCCTGGTCATTGCTAGGGGGTTTCATGGGCTCGATCTCTTCATGGGTCCGGCATTCTCAGCCTTCAGAGAGCTGCAGTTCTGGG GGACAGTCGGGTGGCAAGCCACCTCCAGGTTGGGGTGCCTCACACTTGCGCTGGGACTGGGCAGATGCATTTGGGAAC GTTGGACCTTGGAGAATAAGGCCCTGACAGGAGACACGGGCATGTGGCTCCTGATCTGCACCTGTCTGTGCACTCACGTCTGCCTGGGAGTCCCTGTCCcaggggaaggagaag GGCTAAGGGCTGGGACTTTCGTCTGCCTCACCAACTACGTCCTCAGGATTGATTGCCGCTGGTCTGCTCCAGAGGTGGACCAGGGCTCTGGCCCCTGGCTCCTCTTTACCAG CAACCAGGCACCTGGCAGCAAGCACCCATGCGTGTTCCAGGGCAGCGTGTGCACCGTGGTGCTGCCGCCCGAGGAGATGCTGGTGCCATCCGACAACTTCACCATCACCTTCCACCACTGTGTCTCTGGGAAAGAGCAAGTCAGCCTGGTGGACCCCCAGTACCTGCCCCGGAGACATG TTAAGCTGGACCCTCCCTGTGACTTGCAGAGCAATCTCAGCTCTGGCTACTGTGTCCTGACCTGGAGCATCAGTCCCGCCTTGGAATCGATGAGTGCGCTACTCAGCTATGAGCTGGCCTTCAAGAGGCGGGCAGAGGCCTGGGAG TGGGCCCGGCACAAGGACCACATTATTGGGGTGACCTGGCTCATCCTTGAAGCCATCGAGTTGGACCCTGGTACCACATATGAGGCCAGGCTGCGTGTCCAGATGGCCACGCTGGAGGATGGTGTGGCAGAGGAGGAGCGTTACGAGGGCCAGTGGAGCGAGTGGAGCCAGCCTGTGCACTTCCCATCTCCCCAGGGACGAG GCCCCCCAATCCCATCCTGGGGACGGCCGGACGGCACCCTTGTTGCTGTGTCCATCTTCCTCCTGCTGACCGGCCTGAGCTACATCCTGTTCAAGGTGTCACCCAG GGTGAAGAGGACCCTTTACCAGCACGTGCCCTCGCCAGTGGCATTCTTCCAGCCCCTCTACAGTGTGCACCATGGGAACTTCCAG ACCTGGACAGGGGCCCACAGAGCTGGTCTGCAGCTGAGCGAGGACAATGTTGTCACCCTACAAGGAGCCTCAGAGTCCGGCGTCCAGGAGGCCATCGCACTGCTCACCTACGGCCCGGCGCATTACCAGCAATCCTCAGGCCTGGGGGAAGAGGGCACCGGCCTCCCCGGGACCCCAGGCTCCAAGGACATGCTGCCAGCTGGGAGTGTGGAGTGTGGGGGACAGACTCCTGTTTACCTGCCACAGGAGGACTGGGCCCCTGCGTCCCCCACCAGACTGGGTGCCCCAGACTCAGAGGGTGGCAGCAGTGACTACTGTGCCTTGGGCTGCTACGGAGGATGCAGCCTCTCAGGCCTCCCAGGAAACACTCAGAGCCTTGGGACCACCCCAGCCTTGCCCTGTGGCCTTTCCTGTGACCTGCAGGGCCCAGACACCTGTCTGTGTGGGAGCTGTTTGCAGTCAGAGGCGTGGGCTACATGA